In Achromobacter xylosoxidans A8, a single window of DNA contains:
- a CDS encoding ParB/Srx family N-terminal domain-containing protein, producing MTPTFRPARASLPNRQRLLRILAAALLPLALAACNGGGDDHDDEPVAVTPPPTGETPPPVETQPPRNTAYLEAKPGDVIQVRIEELHPTQAAIGYDQIYYKLGRWQGDFERPTWTDKPVQQLDYLNRTVGKKFDDYCEDMGGAERAQEFQSIAEARAARLDQPATYACKNAPGTNAANLKTVVVGWDGNLYLTDGHHTFSSLREIADGGPKLPVWVKVDANYSSLPNAAAFWQRMVDERRAWLRDGQNQPITVDQLPARLGLASAQEAGGMQEDRYRSLVYFTRDVAYSNGNLPEFAEFLWGDWLRRQAAGGQLPGLDQYKMMAPAAPAQILAVSTLNKSLAPAGASDSYAAAVRDASLKMAALKDGDIVFDDRDAAGLGRIVLVADAASGSPTKKARDTLEELPRNDAKADGSPRGAGKLWFAVNYRNCGKPAAGTCWGW from the coding sequence ATGACCCCGACCTTCCGCCCCGCGCGCGCTTCCCTTCCCAACCGGCAACGCCTGTTGCGCATCCTGGCCGCGGCCTTGCTGCCGCTGGCCCTGGCGGCCTGCAACGGCGGCGGCGACGACCATGACGACGAACCCGTCGCCGTCACGCCTCCCCCCACCGGGGAAACGCCGCCGCCCGTCGAAACCCAGCCGCCTCGCAACACTGCCTACCTCGAAGCCAAGCCGGGCGACGTGATCCAGGTCCGCATCGAGGAACTGCACCCCACCCAAGCCGCCATCGGCTACGACCAGATCTACTACAAGCTGGGCCGCTGGCAAGGCGACTTCGAGCGCCCGACCTGGACCGACAAGCCGGTGCAGCAGCTGGACTACCTCAACCGCACGGTAGGCAAGAAGTTCGACGACTACTGCGAAGACATGGGCGGCGCCGAGCGCGCGCAGGAATTCCAGAGCATCGCCGAGGCGCGCGCCGCCCGCCTGGACCAGCCCGCCACCTACGCCTGCAAGAACGCCCCCGGCACCAATGCGGCCAACCTCAAGACCGTGGTGGTCGGCTGGGACGGCAATCTGTATCTGACCGACGGCCACCATACCTTCTCGTCGCTGCGCGAGATCGCCGATGGCGGCCCCAAGCTGCCGGTCTGGGTCAAGGTGGACGCCAACTACAGCAGCCTGCCCAACGCCGCCGCCTTCTGGCAGCGCATGGTCGACGAACGCCGCGCCTGGCTGCGCGACGGCCAGAACCAGCCCATCACCGTGGATCAGCTGCCCGCCCGCCTGGGCCTGGCCAGCGCCCAGGAGGCCGGCGGCATGCAGGAGGACCGCTACCGCTCGCTGGTGTACTTCACCCGCGACGTCGCCTACAGCAACGGCAACCTGCCGGAGTTCGCCGAGTTCCTGTGGGGCGACTGGCTGCGCCGCCAGGCCGCCGGCGGCCAACTGCCCGGCCTGGACCAGTACAAGATGATGGCGCCCGCCGCCCCCGCACAGATCCTCGCCGTCAGCACGCTGAACAAGAGCCTGGCGCCTGCCGGCGCGAGCGACAGCTATGCTGCCGCAGTGCGCGACGCCTCCCTGAAGATGGCGGCGCTCAAGGACGGCGACATCGTCTTCGACGACCGCGACGCCGCCGGCCTGGGGCGCATCGTCCTGGTGGCCGACGCTGCCAGCGGCTCGCCCACCAAGAAGGCGCGCGACACCCTGGAGGAACTGCCGCGCAACGATGCCAAGGCCGACGGCAGCCCGCGGGGCGCGGGCAAGCTGTGGTTCGCCGTGAACTACCGCAACTGCGGCAAGCCCGCGGCCGGCACCTGCTGGGGCTGGTAG
- a CDS encoding glutathione S-transferase family protein — MSIVFYWHPMSSATPVACALAELAVPHERVKVDIRTGEQRRPEFLALNPNGKVPTLTVDGAPLFETLAIQLWLGERYGVERGLWPAAGTPERLLAMSWCAWSYVSYGAAVMRLFLATQAEGAPGGAEAERVLDDVDALLAVLDGHLSQQPWMLGAAYSLADLVVGSVVGYSAYLGARVALHPHVQAWLGRVQARPAMQIDA, encoded by the coding sequence ATGTCTATCGTCTTCTATTGGCACCCCATGTCCAGCGCGACCCCGGTGGCCTGCGCGCTTGCCGAACTGGCCGTGCCGCACGAACGCGTCAAGGTGGACATCAGGACGGGCGAGCAGCGCCGCCCCGAATTCCTGGCCCTGAACCCCAACGGCAAGGTTCCCACCCTGACGGTGGACGGCGCGCCCTTGTTCGAGACCCTGGCGATACAACTGTGGCTGGGCGAGCGCTACGGCGTGGAGCGCGGCCTGTGGCCTGCCGCCGGCACGCCCGAACGCCTGCTGGCGATGTCGTGGTGCGCCTGGTCCTATGTCAGCTACGGTGCGGCGGTGATGCGCCTGTTTCTCGCCACGCAGGCCGAGGGCGCGCCCGGCGGCGCCGAAGCGGAACGCGTGCTGGACGACGTGGATGCATTGCTGGCCGTGTTGGACGGCCATCTGTCGCAGCAGCCCTGGATGTTGGGCGCGGCCTACTCGCTGGCCGACCTGGTGGTGGGTTCGGTGGTCGGCTATAGCGCCTATCTGGGCGCCAGGGTGGCTTTGCACCCGCATGTGCAGGCATGGCTGGGCCGGGTCCAGGCCCGGCCCGCCATGCAGATCGATGCCTAG